The sequence CCATATTGAGAATCTCGGTAAATTTGGCGTACCTGTGCTGGTCGCCATTAATCATTTTGCCGGGGACAGCGAGTTAGAGATTCATGATATTCAGGAAGCTTGCCGCCGCCTAAATGTGCCTGCTGCTGTATCTAAGGTATGGGCCGAAGGTGGAGCCGGTGGATTGGAGTTGGCTGCGGAATTGAAGAAGCTGCTGGATCAGAGCGACACGGAGAGTTTTACTCCTTTATATGAGAATAGCCTGGATATTCCGTCTAAGATCAACAAAATAGTCCATGAAATCTATCGCGGTGCGGACGTGGCCTTCTCTCCTGCGGCGAAACGCAGCTTAGCAATCATTGAACGGCTTGGACTGCATGATCTTCAGGTGTGTATGGCGAAGACACCGTATTCCTTCTCCGATCAGCCACGGTTGCTTGGTGCACCAGTAGGCTTCACAATGGGTGTTCGCGATATTACCTTATCGCTAGGTGCTGGGTTTGCAGTTGTGATTACAGGTAATATTGTAACCATGCCAGGTCTTCCAGCAAAACCAGCCGCAGAGTCACTGCGGATCGACGAGGATGGAGAGCTGCACGGGCTCGTGTAAATCTGTCTGATCAATCTCTTCCCCGGGTTGTCATCGTGATGTTCTAACGGTGAGACCGGGGATTTTTTGCTTTTTTCTGATAAACATAATGTCCTGATGATGTGGAAAAGCTAACAAAGTCGCAAGTTGTAGAACTGGCATCATCTACTTTAAGTTGTGAACAATTTGGGAATATAGCGTAAAAGACTTGCAATGTGATATTAATCACAATATAATCAGCGTATGAAGTGAAATAAATCACATACAAAGCGAAGATAAGAGTATACGAACAGCTAGTCAAATTGGAGGAGGAAGAAATCATGAAAGTAGCAGTCATTGGATGTACCCATGCCGGAACCGCCGCAATTGTAAATACCGCCCAGTTATACCCTGATGCCGAAATCACCGTATATGAGCGTAATGATAATATTTCCTTTCTATCGTGTGGAATTGCCTTGTACGTAGGTGGAGTAATCAAAGACCCGCAAGGATTGTTCTATTCCTCGCCAGAGCAACTGGCGGAGCTGGGTGTGAAGACGAACATGCGCCATGAAGTAATCGCCGTTGACACGAAACGCAAAACCTTACGCGCCCGAAATTTGGCTACTGGCCTCGAATTTGACGATACGTATGACAAGCTGATCATGACTACCGGTTCGTGGCCGATTGTTCCGAAGCTCGAAGGCATGGAACTGGATGGTATCCTGCTGTCCAAGAATTACAGCCACTCCAACACCATTATTGAAAAAGCACAGCAGGTGGACAGAATCACTGTTGTGGGTGCCGGATATATCGGGGTGGAGCTGGTCGAGGCTTTTCAGATGAACGGTAAACAGGTGACGCTGATTGATGGAGAAGAGCGCATCCTGAGTAAATATCTGGACGAAGAATTCACTGCACCTATACAACAATCGCTGCAGGATCATGGAATTAAATTGGCTTTGGGTGAGAAGGTCAGCTCTTTTGCAGGTGCTGGTGGAAAAGTAACGAAGGTGATTACGAGCAAAGGTGAGCATGAGACAGATCTGGTCATTCTCTGCATCGGCTTCCGCCCGAATACAGATTTGCTGAAGGGTCAAGTGGACATGCTGCCAAATGGCGCCATTATCGTCAATGACTATATGCAGACCAGTACCCCGGATGTTTATGCAGCTGGTGACAGTTGCGCCATTCATTACAATCCTACAGGCAAGCATGCCTATATCCCGCTAGCTACTAACGCTGTCCGGATGGGAACCTTGGTCGCACGCAATCTGGTTGCCGAAACGATTCCTTATATGGGAACTCAAGGCACTTCGGGCATTAAGATTTATGAAGACAATATTGCAGGCACCGGACTTACTGAAGATGCGGCTAAGGCTGAGGGAATGGATGTAGAAACCGTCCTGATCAACGATAATTACCGTCCGGAATTCATGCCGACATTCGAGCAGGTTCAGCTAAAAGTTGTATTTGACCGGGCAACCCGCCGCATTCTCGGAGCGCAGATTATGTCCAAAATGGACCTGACGCAATCGATCAACACCGTATCGGTATGTATTCAGAACAAAATGACCATAGATCAGCTGGCTTTCATTGATTTCTTCTTCCAGCCACACTACAATAAACCTTGGAATTTCCTGAACACGGCCGGACTTCAAGCACTGCCGAAGACAATCGTTCGCAAAGAAACAGTAACTGTATAAACTATTTGGAAATGACGGTATAATAATATAGCATTGGGGACTGAGGCCATTTTTAGTGCTTCAGTCTTTTTTGTTGATTTCTACTTGTACAATAAATTTGACATGTCAGTGAAAATTTTCACTTAGGTTTTCTGAGAGTGATAATTGTCACGTTATTGTGTTTTGTGACACGCTACAATGGCATAAAGGAACAAATTTGAAGTAAATAGACGAAGGAGATAGGAACCATGGCTTATAACAAACCGCAGCAGATTGCCGAAGTAACCGTAGAGAACGGAATTAAGAAGGCTCATAATCCGTTGAGTACCGTGCTTATTCTGGGCTTTCTGGGAGGAGCGTTTATCGCGCTCGGATTTTTACTGGATATTCGTGTCATCGCAGGCGCGCCTAAAGAATGGGGCTCCATCGCCACTTTTATCGGGGCTTCTGTATTCCCAGTGGGGTTGGTGCTGGTCCTGCTGGCAGGAGGAGAACTGCTCACGGGTAATATGATGGCAGTGCCGCTAGCATTCATAGCGAAGAAGATTTCTTTTTGGGAAGTCATCAAGAATCTTGTCCTGATCACACTTAGTAATTTGGCGGGTGCCTTATTTGTTGCTTATTTCTTCGGCCATATCGTGGGGTTGACGGCAGATGGAGTATATTTGGACAAATTGGTTGATATGGCAGGGCATAAGATTGACGCGACTTTCTTACAAGCTTTTATTTCCGGTATTGGCTGTAACTGGCTCGTTGCACTGGCTGTTTGGTTATCGTATGGTGCAGATAATTTCAGCGGTAAGATTCTTGGCATCTGGTTTCCGACTATGGCTTTTGTTGCCATTGGCTTCCAGCACGTTGTTGCGAATATGTTTCTTATTCCGGCAGCTATATTTGAAGGCCATTTCACTTGGGGCCAATACTTTAACAACTTTGTTCCGGTCTGGCTTGGTAACTTGGTAGGAGGAGCAATATTCGTCGGTGCGGCTTATTATATATCGTTCTTGCAAAAAGCACCTTCAGCCGTTCAATCCGTGGACACCATGGCTTCGGCCAGTGTGAAGAAACACGCTTAATTAGCCCTCATACTATGTAGAAACCATTGGTATCATTAGTTTAATGAGCACTCCTTAGAACATTTATTTCCAAGGCCTTCGGGTAAGTGGAGATGAAGTTTCTGAGGGGTGTTTTTTCGTTCAGACATAAGAAAATTCGCCGTGCAGATCCGACTCGGGGGAACGAAATCGGGCTCACGACGAATGAAAGAATAGGGAGTGTTTCATAGTAATGATTACCCGGACTACTCAGGATCGAATCAGCACATTTCATACTCCGCCTTTACGGACGACTCCAGCATCTATAAAATATAAATATCTAGGGAAACGAGGGAGGACTGCGGTTATGAGCCAGAATGGGGACGGGATATTTCAGGCGGTGTGTCCGCTGGATTGCCCCGATACATGTGGACTTTTAGTGCATAAGCAAGCTGGGAAGATTATAAAAGTAGAAGGTAATCCGCAGCATCCGGTAACCCAGGGAGCTATTTGCAATAAGGTGCG comes from Paenibacillus sp. 19GGS1-52 and encodes:
- a CDS encoding FAD-dependent oxidoreductase is translated as MKVAVIGCTHAGTAAIVNTAQLYPDAEITVYERNDNISFLSCGIALYVGGVIKDPQGLFYSSPEQLAELGVKTNMRHEVIAVDTKRKTLRARNLATGLEFDDTYDKLIMTTGSWPIVPKLEGMELDGILLSKNYSHSNTIIEKAQQVDRITVVGAGYIGVELVEAFQMNGKQVTLIDGEERILSKYLDEEFTAPIQQSLQDHGIKLALGEKVSSFAGAGGKVTKVITSKGEHETDLVILCIGFRPNTDLLKGQVDMLPNGAIIVNDYMQTSTPDVYAAGDSCAIHYNPTGKHAYIPLATNAVRMGTLVARNLVAETIPYMGTQGTSGIKIYEDNIAGTGLTEDAAKAEGMDVETVLINDNYRPEFMPTFEQVQLKVVFDRATRRILGAQIMSKMDLTQSINTVSVCIQNKMTIDQLAFIDFFFQPHYNKPWNFLNTAGLQALPKTIVRKETVTV
- a CDS encoding formate/nitrite transporter family protein — encoded protein: MAYNKPQQIAEVTVENGIKKAHNPLSTVLILGFLGGAFIALGFLLDIRVIAGAPKEWGSIATFIGASVFPVGLVLVLLAGGELLTGNMMAVPLAFIAKKISFWEVIKNLVLITLSNLAGALFVAYFFGHIVGLTADGVYLDKLVDMAGHKIDATFLQAFISGIGCNWLVALAVWLSYGADNFSGKILGIWFPTMAFVAIGFQHVVANMFLIPAAIFEGHFTWGQYFNNFVPVWLGNLVGGAIFVGAAYYISFLQKAPSAVQSVDTMASASVKKHA